The Thunnus thynnus chromosome 13, fThuThy2.1, whole genome shotgun sequence genome segment CCCAAAGCAGAAGACCAAGTCAGGCTGACAATACAACACATGCTCCGCACAGTGTTGATTGAGTTTTGCCGCAGAGGGAAACATATTGCAATCAACCTGTCGTAGGCAAGTATTGCCAGCGCATATGACTCCAACGATGCACAAGTATAGTAGACAAACATTTGTAACAAGCATAAGTTGAATGGAATAAAGTTGTCCTCAATTAGAAATATCTTTATCATGCTGGGAATAGTGCATGTGTTTAGGATTAAATCAATTACTGCGAGATTGACAACAGCCAAAAATTTTGGAGTGTGTAAACAATGATTAAAGGCAATTACGTAGATCACCAAACTATTGAATAGCAATGTAACTACATAAACAAATGCTATAAAGATGAAGTAGACACTGATGTAAGGAAATGTTTGAAATCCGATGATATAGAAGCCCGGAGGATGAATGATGACAGAGTTGTTTAAAACAGTCCTGAGAAAAGACATAGTTGAACTCCACAGGCTGTGTGTTGGAGGACAGCCTCTGCATAAAGGATCATATCACATTATACACACAGGCCTCTAAAGGCTGTGTATGCATCATATCATGTCACTATAATGAGCACATTCAAATATAAGAgtgtttaaaatcaattctCAGCGTTCAAACATGCATAAATGTAAATGCGTAAAAGTCAGTGAATGAAGCTCACCTGATTACCTGGTTTAATACTAACTATGTGATACTGACTTCAAAAGCAGCATGTGGATGGCTGCATGTCTAACCTGTGGACAGGGGAAGATAAACTCTCCTCATTGATCTCAAGAGATGAAGCTTCCAGCTGATACTGAGAAAGTCAAAGCCTATTAATGACATTAATTTGATCCGCGGAGAACACCTTCACTTATTTTGCACTCAAAACAAACATCTAATTATCACCTCACCACTCTCTCTTAAAGGCAGGCATACATGTAATCTTATCcgaataaaatgaattaaaataggTGATGATGAGGACATAATGTTGATGTGACAGTTGAGTCCTCCAAATACTGGCAAGACCTCTGCCTAAATTAACTTTGGTACAGTCTTGGTCTTTTTCAAAGTCAGAGACTCTTGCCCAATCAAACACCTGTGATCTAGTCAACTTTGTTCATCCAAAGCGCTGCATAAATCAGAGCCCAGTCCAGGAGCACTATGTTGCCCCAACCTGATGAAAATGACCTCTTGTGACTAGATGACAGACGGAGTTTAATAACAGATTGAACTTTCAGTTCCCAGTATTCCTCACATTGCAAAGAAACCAGGACCTTTCACAGTGCAATCACTGACTGATTTGGACTTTTCCGATTGGTCGCATGACAGACAAAAAGGCATAATTATTGTTAAGTACCATTATTGCATAATTATGTTGCTTATTtagatgtactgtatttaaatgtacttttctaACAATATGTAAAACTGTAAGAactaacaaaacattttgtgaacTTTGTACATACAATGGGGAATTAACAGTGCAATATGATGACTCGTCTTCTGCATAGTGTTTGTTCCCTGAGGATGCATTTATCATTAAACAAGCCATGTTGAGccaaaacaaaatcattttaatgggTCCAATTTGTCATGCCATCACCAGAGAATTTTGGTTAATGACCTTGACTGTAGCAAACAAACCTTTTACTCTTTCAACTTCACGCTAATTAATCTCAGTTGTATCTATTAGGTATCAAAACAATTACAACTGGAGGGAAATGGAAGGGATTGTACATTCACCATTTTCTCGAAGCtgtcatttcattcaaaatataCCTGCTTTCAAAGGAACGCAAGAGAAAGGCCAGTAGTCTTGAACTTCACACTTCAGCTTAGTGTGGATATTCTGAATAAAGAACATAAACTGTAGAAGTATTGAAACTTTACTTTTCAAGCAGTTGAAACAGTAAGTTTCAAAACAGTAACTTTGATCTGTAGGGAAATTTGGGGGTTGAGATGCTGCATTGGCCACTATAAAGAAATCAGTATGTGGTGTACATTCAGTCAAAATCACAACAGCTGACTTGAATTTTACAAGTAAGCACATGcttgtgcatgcatgtacacTCAGTTGACAAAAAAGAGACTGATGTgtataacaaagaaaagaatGACAAAGGAGAAGATTAAAGCCTCAGAGTTATGTTCTGAGTGAGCCATCTAGCCAGCAGGTACAGTTTTAAATGTGTCAGTTATTTCTGAAAAGTCACCACGCAGCCTTTAAAAGTCTGAGCCTGACTCTGGCATGTGCACCAGGTCCTGGTGTTCAGTCATCTACTTCTGCACGACATAATGTAGCTTGGCACAGTCAAATAGCCCCAAAtccatgaaataaaatattttttttatttatccaaCACAAGCACATAGTAGGTTCACTGGATTTCTAAAACAGTAGAGCTACTGCTGGTGTGGTGAATCCACTAAAATTTGATAAAAGTCAATCAACTATTCTTTAAATGGACATAAAGCACAGTGGGAGGAGAAGATCACACATTCAATGCAGGAGATCTCCAGATGAGGGGCAGGGTAGttgtaaagtgttttttttttttttttttaatatttcagccTACTGTGAAAGCTATTTTGACAGTCAGGCTatttttattccaaaatattgaaaatcaCTAAACTCATAGAGTACTAGTACTATGATACCACAATGTTTGTATGAATAAACATGTTGCATGTGACGCTGCAATGTTATTAGAAGTCAGGACACACACCAGGACAGCTCTACTTTCCATGCTAGACTGATCATTCAGTGGCTGGCTTACATCAGTGAAATGTCTCATCATTCAAACATAACGTTACTGAGCAGTTAAAGTAGCTCTAAATTTGGGATTAAGCTTTGAAAATGaattgttaaaattaaatatcatcagattgtctcttttttttccacactcaAAATCTTAGACAGttcacaaaatatataatgttaGCACAAACCTGCAGATACAATAAAAAGTCTAGAATATTATCAGATGGGATTCATTTGTAGTCTCGCTAATAAGAGGATCCAGCAACTTCTGTGTGCTCAAAACTATCTTCAGAGGGTCATGTTATTTTCTCAGTGGGCTTCTCCAAAACTATTTAATGATAcctttacataaaaatgtacaattgtATATATGAGATAACACTACATATGTTTATTACTGATGAACAGAATGATAAAAGATTTTATATACACTTACATCAAATTGGCCCAGACTAAACAGGATATTCATAATAAATTTAATGTCTGTAAAAAGTCAGATATATAGgaaaaaacatcacacacactttgaACAGTTTGTTCAATACCTATAGAATACATCTATGTGTTACATAAAAGTggtaaaaatgacatgaaattatTCTTTTCTATAGCTTAAGGCCTTGACTCACTTCAGCTaaacatatatgtatgtgttataTTACACATTATGGCAACATTAATTAAATCACATAAAATTAAATTGTGTGGTTTGCCTACAGTTCTCTGTTCATAGCCCTCTTGCTGCTGGTGACCTCAGGTGACCAGTTTGACACCTTTCTGTCAAACGCCTGACAGATACTGCACAAACATCTTGATTATTGCTACGTCTTATTAATATTGAAAGTATAGTTTTcatgttggtgtgtttgttgtgtgccaattttaatttttctaacCAGTGCAACAGCTCTGATTTTGATCTCTTTAGTTTTCAAAGAATATACAATAGGATTGATGCAGGGTGGGATGCAAGAGGCCAGCGACAGGCTCAGCACACGCTGGTCTGGGTTAATAGCTCGCAGATAAAACCCGATAGTAAAAATGGTAATAAGTGGAATGTAAAATACAGCCACAAGGATGAGATGCTCAACACAAGTGGCCAGAGCTTTCACCCGACTGTCCAGTGATTTCATCTTGAACACAGTCATCAGGATGCTGACATAGGACAGAAGAATGAAAGTAAAAGGTCCTACAAGGAGTAAAACAGTGAGAAATGAAGCTGCAAACCACTGCATTGTGTAATCATTACAGGCCAGTCTAAACACAGGTGCATAGTCACAGAAATAGCTGAATACTCTGACAGAATTACAAAAAGACAGTTGAGTCATTATACCTGTTGTAAATGCTGTAACTCCCAGAGCAAAAGACCAAGTCAGGCCGACAATACAACACATGCTCCGCACAGTGTTGATTGAGTTTTGCCGCAGAGGGAAACATATTGCGATCAACCTGTCATAGGCAAGTACAGCCAGCGCATATGACTCCAAAGTCCCAAATGTATAGTATACAAACATCTGTAACAAGCATAAGTTGAAAGGAATAAAATTGTCCTTAACAAGGAATATCTTTATCATGCTGGGAATAGTACATGTGTTTAGAATCACATCAATTACTGAGAGATTGACAACAGCCAAAAACTTAGGAGTGTGTAAACAATGATTAAAAGCAATTACGTAGATCACCAAACTATTGAACAGCAGTGTAACCACATAGACAAATGCTAAAAAGATGAAGTAGACGCTGATGTAAGGAAATGTTTGAAATCCGATGATATAGAAGCCTGGAGGATGAATGATGACAGAGTTGTTTAAAACAGTCCTGAGAAAAGACATAGTTGAACTCTTGCAACACTTGCAGGACAGCCTCTGCATAAAAGCTCTCCGGCCTGATGAACAGAGAAATCATACAACATTGCACATTAGACCTCTATAGAGGTTATAAACCCACATGCATAAATTTCATGCCAGTTTAATAAGCGCATTCAAacttaacagtatataaatatatattctcaattaatccaaacatgtttaaatgtgcTAAAAGTCTTACCTGATTGTTTGATGCTGCTTACAAAAGCAGCATGTGGATGGCAGCATGTCTGACGTGTTGGCAGTGGCAGATATACTTTCCTCATTGATCTCTTGAGATAAAAGCTTCCAGCTGATACTGAGAAAGTCATTGGGCATTTAAGACATTAATTTGATCCATGGAGAGTGGAGCTGCAGCTTATTCTGATTAAACTCCTCTTTCACTCAAAATAAACATCTAATTATTGCTCTTAATGATGATTTAGTGAGtttgagtgtcacacacacaaacatgcatgcaaGCTTATGAAACTAAAATAAAGGTCAGTTTTCtgagaaaaacttttttttaaagcactaatattttaattttacattatcACATTATGGTATATTATGGAATTAAAATTACGGTATATTCCAGTGCAGTGGTTCACCCCTTGAAAGGAATTTTTTTGTCATGGCACCTTAAGCAACCCAACCCCCAATATACCGGTGTGACGGgtaacaaattaaaggaaaaactggtaaagatctgaatgcttgacccctacagtgaggggatctggtggctctgttatgctttgaggagcattttgctggcatagttttgggtccacttgtccccttagagggaaaggtcactgcaaatcaagacaaagttgttctgagtgatcacctttatcctatgatgaaacatttctatcctgatgggagtggtctcatccaggatgacaatgcccaaattcacaggacacgaggTGTCACTGAACggttgatgagtatgaaaattatgtgaatcatatactatggccttcacagtcaccagatctcaacccagttgaactcctatgggagattttggactgatgtatTAGACAGCACtccccaccaccatcatcaaaacaccaaatgagggaatatctttttgaagaatggtgttcatcccccTAGAAGAGTttagagacttgtagaatcaatgccaaggctgaggaacaccattcttcaaaaacaTATCGGAAGATATATGGAAGTTTGAAGAGATATGCACTCAGTGGTGGCATATCTCACTAACTACATTGTCCTATAGCCAGAAGTCAGACTACGTAGCAGAACACTTAGACTAATGTGTGCCTCCATGACAAAATAATATGCATTGTTACATGTTCATTAGgtttattattaatgatatGATAAAAGCATCTAAATTGTTAGTGTTGTAAACTGGATCATCATGATAGCCAATGGAGTACACTATGTAGTGAATGGTTAAggttatgtttatttatttaatatccTGGGGTTTTGAATTAATTGCTCACATGAAATGGATGACTCACTCAGGCATTCTCACTTCTGTTTTCAAGTAGACATAGCATATCCATGTATTGTTATGGcttgaaaataaagaatacataGTGTTAGACATCCAAGAAAATATGACCTGTCCGACCTGTTTTCTCGTGATATCGGGTTGATTGACGCTTGATCTCGAGATAacggcattaaaaaaaacaaaaaacaaaaaataaactccAAGCATGGTGGTTCTCAGCTCCTGTAGAATACAATTAAAGTAGGTTAACAtgttaaatgcatttctttaattttcttccattaaaatgagcttatatttcagatgtttgagga includes the following:
- the LOC137195016 gene encoding olfactory receptor 2AT4-like, coding for MSFLRTVLNNSVIIHPPGFYIIGFQTFPYISVYFIFLAFVYVVTLLFNSLVIYVIAFNHCLHTPKFLAVVNLSVIDVILNTCTIPSMIKIFLVKDNFIPFNLCLLQMFVYYTFGTLESYALAVLAYDRLIAICFPLRQNSINTVRSMCCIVGLTWSFALGVTAFTTGIMTQLSFCNSVRVFSYFCDYAPVFRLACNDYTMQWFAASFLTVLLLVGPFTFILLSYVSILMTVFKMKSLDSRVKALATCVEHLILVAVFYIPLITIFTIGFYLRAINPDQRVLSLSLASCIPPCINPIVYSLKTKEIKIRAVALVRKIKIGTQQTHQHENYTFNINKT